GGCTGTGAGAGGAGAGGTTGAGATGCGAAAACAGAGGGAGACGGACCAGACGGACGGCACCGCACGGCGCGGACGGAGAGAATACGTGAGGGGGGCTGTCTTGAGAGGGGATCCAATACAACTTGGACACGTGTCTGGAGACACCGAAGGGGACACGCGAGGGAGACACACAAGCTTCAAGCCGCAAAAGGCATTAGACACAGAAAAATGGCGCCAATTTCGATAGGTGGTTCCATCAGATTAGCATCTAATACGGAAGGGTAACTAGTTTAGTATTCTTCTCGTTTGTCTCAATCTACATAACAATTGCATCTCAGCCAATTGTATCTCAATCTACACAACAATTACATCTCAGCCAATTCTCTCCATGCCTGACGAGATCAGTGCCGACTACATGGGGGCATCTCAGGCGATCCCGCCAATGGCTGACGAGCCTAACTACATGGAGTCCGATTCTCCACAGGTACCCAAATCTTGATACCACCTCTTGGTGCTGTCACATCCTCAGAAAACTTCTCTAGATAAACATTCCCTCATCTGGCACAATAAGAACAAAGTTAGAAAGTGCAAGTCATAATGGATTACCATTCATAATCTGTCTATACTTGTTTTGTCTATACAAATATTTGAAATGCCTATGCTCCAGACCGAAGCTACTCAAGTAGAAAATTGTACAGAAGACAGGATACCTAAGGTTGGTATGAAATTCTGCACTGAAGAAGAGGCATACCAATTTTACAATGCCTATGCTCGAGACAAGGGTTTTAGTATTCGAAGGAGCAGTTCACATAATGTGAAAAACAGCACCACCATAAAGAATAGAACCTTCTGTTGTTCTCGTGAAGGtattgaatcactttgttattGTGCCCTTTCTTCATCATTAAGGATATAACATCAATTTGAtcaattatttatttaattatCAATAGGTGTTCGGCGTCCTGATAAAAGAGAAGAATCTTCCAGCTATAGTAGACCAGAGACACGATGTATGTGTCAAGCTCGCATGAAGATAAGTCTCACAGATGGATTGTACTGCATCTATGAGTTTGAGCCTGAACATAATCATATTCTTGCTAGTAGCAGTCAAGTTCATCATTTAAGATCTCAAAGAAAAATAACAGAAGCACAACTCGCGAGTGTAGAAAATGCTAAAGCAGTCGGCATTTCAAATAAAGCTACCTTTGATCTCATGGCAAAAGAAGCAGGTGGAGTTGAGAATCTTGGATTTACTCGTGAAGATATGAAGAATAAATTGTATTCAAAGAGATCACTACAGACAAACTATGGGGACACAGGAGGAGTATTGGAATATCTAGAGAAAAAAACATCAGAGGATGGGAAGTTTTTCTATTCCATTCAGGTTGATGAGGATGACTTGATAACAAATATTTTTTGGACAGATTCTAAAATGGTTGCAGACTATGAACTTTTTGGTGATGTTGTTTGCTTTGACACAACATACAGAAAATTAAATGATGGACGTCCATTTGGTTTGCTAGTTGGAGTGAATAATCACAAGAAGACAACAATTTTTGGTGCTGCACTTTTGTATGATGAAACTGCAGAGAGTTTTGTTTGGCTTTTCAACACATTTTTAACTGCTATGTCAGGGAAAAAGCCAAAAACTATTTTAACCGATGAAGATGCAGCCATGGCAAAAGCAATCAAGATAGTACTACCAGAGACTCATCACAGAATTTGTGTTTGGCATATGAACCAGAATGCTTGCAAGCATCTTGCTGGAGTTGTGGAGGACTATAAGAAGTTCAATAAAGATTTTCAAAACTGTATTTATgatcaagaggaggaggaggaatttATAAATACATGGAACAATTTGCTAGACAAGTATAAGCTACAAAACAATGAATGGCTGCAAAGATTATTTGATAAAAGGGAGAAATGGGCCTTAGCGTATGGAAGAAATACCTTTTCTGCTGATATGGTTAGCACTCAAAGAAGTGAAAGCATGAACAATGAGTTG
This portion of the Panicum virgatum strain AP13 chromosome 2N, P.virgatum_v5, whole genome shotgun sequence genome encodes:
- the LOC120662931 gene encoding protein FAR1-RELATED SEQUENCE 5-like; amino-acid sequence: MVSGSAKEANTQRKKKGKNDPKDCGPIVEVDNVTYGQPHYTDLGHLGTSTYQNQIQMAGYYPGYYPHGNAFPILSMPDEISADYMGASQAIPPMADEPNYMESDSPQTEATQVENCTEDRIPKVGMKFCTEEEAYQFYNAYARDKGFSIRRSSSHNVKNSTTIKNRTFCCSREGVRRPDKREESSSYSRPETRCMCQARMKISLTDGLYCIYEFEPEHNHILASSSQVHHLRSQRKITEAQLASVENAKAVGISNKATFDLMAKEAGGVENLGFTREDMKNKLYSKRSLQTNYGDTGGVLEYLEKKTSEDGKFFYSIQVDEDDLITNIFWTDSKMVADYELFGDVVCFDTTYRKLNDGRPFGLLVGVNNHKKTTIFGAALLYDETAESFVWLFNTFLTAMSGKKPKTILTDEDAAMAKAIKIVLPETHHRICVWHMNQNACKHLAGVVEDYKKFNKDFQNCIYDQEEEEEFINTWNNLLDKYKLQNNEWLQRLFDKREKWALAYGRNTFSADMVSTQRSESMNNELKGYISVKYDILTFFEHFERLVADKRNEEVKCDFKATQSTPKLKSELRILRHAARIYTPTIFKVFQEQVMQTLNCDLFYCGESNAEKEYKVKVYGRRNEHVVKFSALEVEVKCSCKKYEFVGILCCHALKILDINNIKKIPEHYILNRWTIDAKVVHIKSNSETHEDPKTKLSKRRQELCRMYIHLANRAAESDETYLMAVNNAQKLAEDVEKSLKIRPDSDVGTSSHPEGSHSSIA